A single genomic interval of Zobellia nedashkovskayae harbors:
- a CDS encoding DUF4331 family protein gives MKKTKLLFGMGILAVVGAVLVAADHIDAPGTTGNTADIADFYGFESPSNPGNTVFIVDLQTNVLEDLAYGTFDENVLTEINIDTNNDLIEDLVIQAIPRKDTMYFFGPAIPSTTGKSSEVMIGSPLGQVAISTESALTTTTESGISLFAGPRQDAFFFDFGQFNKVIGGTAPEGFLPAGEAVDTFDGANTMALVLEIPNSILGETTGTNVLGLKVYKTWVTTNRKQ, from the coding sequence ATGAAAAAGACAAAACTTTTATTCGGCATGGGAATCCTGGCCGTAGTTGGTGCGGTTTTAGTAGCAGCGGATCATATTGATGCGCCAGGTACTACAGGAAATACAGCTGACATTGCTGATTTCTACGGATTTGAATCTCCCTCCAATCCAGGTAACACCGTTTTTATAGTAGACCTACAAACAAATGTACTTGAGGATTTAGCTTACGGGACGTTTGACGAGAATGTATTAACTGAGATTAATATTGACACCAATAACGATTTAATTGAAGATTTGGTTATTCAGGCTATTCCTAGAAAAGATACTATGTATTTCTTTGGCCCAGCTATTCCTAGTACAACAGGTAAGAGTAGTGAGGTAATGATCGGTTCGCCACTAGGGCAAGTTGCCATATCTACAGAAAGTGCTTTAACTACAACAACGGAATCTGGTATTTCTCTTTTTGCCGGACCAAGACAAGATGCTTTCTTTTTTGACTTTGGACAGTTCAATAAGGTTATTGGAGGTACTGCACCAGAAGGATTCTTACCTGCAGGTGAAGCTGTAGATACTTTTGACGGAGCCAATACTATGGCCTTGGTACTAGAAATTCCAAATAGCATTTTAGGTGAAACTACCGGTACGAATGTTTTAGGCTTAAAAGTGTACAAGACTTGGGTAACTACCAATAGAAAACAATAA
- a CDS encoding 2TM domain-containing protein, with the protein MEPSSLGRRSKQVRAKKRIEQLKGFYIHLVVFVLVNIMIITGAVIGNMNNGESFVDSFFNFNTFSTFIFWGIGVIFHGFKVFSYNPFFSKAWEERQIQKYMDADKNEMKKYS; encoded by the coding sequence ATGGAACCATCATCATTAGGTAGAAGAAGTAAGCAGGTCAGGGCTAAAAAACGAATAGAGCAGCTAAAAGGTTTTTATATTCATCTGGTTGTGTTCGTGTTAGTAAATATAATGATCATAACAGGAGCCGTAATCGGTAATATGAACAACGGCGAAAGTTTTGTTGACTCATTTTTTAATTTCAACACCTTTTCAACATTTATTTTCTGGGGTATAGGTGTTATTTTTCATGGCTTTAAAGTGTTTTCATACAACCCTTTCTTTAGCAAGGCTTGGGAAGAGCGTCAAATTCAAAAGTACATGGATGCTGATAAAAACGAAATGAAAAAGTATTCGTAG
- a CDS encoding efflux RND transporter permease subunit: MHKILALKKTALIIFGVLSVLAVLSLGNLKFSFDFSQFFPEGDPDLVFYNQFIEEFGTDDNFLLIAVENDSTVFNQDFLQRFDALSKEALELPFVTESQSLTTLFYPLKTSFGYTKLPIIHLGDSTKYASDLNKIREDNLYVNALIDEKATSLVLALETENKLDYAQSIILLTKVRALLDKHNLKNHHLLGRTYFYEAIVAMQKHEVIVSSIASILLIFIVLLLIYRRILIVLIALFSITIALLLFLGLLSALGKELNAMAAFYPILMLIVGTSDVIHIVDDYLSKLKTGLTKENALWSTLKEVGTSTLLTSVTTAIGFASLLTSKSSSISDFGLNAALGVLTAFITVIFLTSALILLPKKEYLLPKKEVSTKWPKLLSGINNFTKKNHKPILYISLIFTFACAYGTTLIDTNYQIKESLPTNSPIATDFKFFQDNYSGFRPLEVAVMTQGTSKISDFEVVKQIERAEQQLKGESPIRNIQSVSTLYKALNKAHNLNKTDYFSLPKDDKTFELYQGDIKKMARKQYGKFVNKNETKSRIRARVLDVGTDTLNQLYKRFDSFTSTQTDSSQVKFKLTGSGVLLDKNSYYIQQSLITGLLAGLLMVALIMALLFKNFKLLLISLLPNLVPLLFAGALLGYLNIPLESTISVVFAIVFGIAVDDTIHFLGRYKLCRDKGLDKEAALEITFSETGRALIITTMTLFFGFLILLFSAHAPSVTIGLLVSVTLLTALVLDLLLLPVLIRSWLK; encoded by the coding sequence ATGCATAAAATACTTGCTTTAAAGAAAACTGCACTAATAATTTTTGGTGTACTAAGTGTATTGGCGGTATTGTCCTTGGGCAATTTAAAATTCTCTTTTGATTTTAGTCAGTTTTTCCCGGAAGGAGACCCTGATCTTGTGTTTTATAACCAGTTCATTGAAGAATTTGGTACAGATGATAACTTTCTGCTTATTGCAGTAGAGAACGATTCCACCGTTTTTAATCAGGATTTTCTGCAACGATTTGATGCACTTTCCAAAGAAGCGCTAGAGCTTCCGTTCGTAACTGAATCGCAATCGCTTACAACACTTTTCTATCCATTAAAAACCTCGTTTGGCTATACTAAGCTGCCAATTATCCATCTGGGCGATTCCACGAAGTACGCATCCGATCTTAATAAAATAAGAGAAGACAATCTATATGTAAACGCACTAATAGATGAAAAAGCAACATCCTTGGTACTCGCTTTAGAAACAGAAAACAAATTAGATTACGCGCAGAGCATTATTCTATTGACTAAGGTTAGGGCGCTGCTAGATAAACACAATTTAAAAAATCACCATCTATTAGGCCGCACCTATTTCTATGAAGCTATAGTTGCTATGCAAAAACACGAAGTAATTGTGAGTAGCATTGCATCCATTCTTTTGATATTCATTGTACTTTTATTAATCTACCGTAGAATATTAATTGTTCTTATTGCACTATTTTCTATAACCATAGCACTTTTGCTCTTTTTAGGATTGCTGTCCGCATTAGGAAAGGAACTGAACGCCATGGCTGCCTTCTACCCTATTTTAATGCTCATAGTGGGTACTTCTGACGTAATCCATATTGTAGATGATTATTTGAGCAAACTTAAGACTGGGCTAACGAAAGAGAACGCCCTTTGGTCCACTTTAAAAGAGGTAGGAACCTCCACTTTATTAACTTCGGTTACTACCGCAATAGGATTTGCATCGCTTTTAACCTCAAAATCCAGTAGTATAAGTGATTTTGGTTTGAATGCAGCTTTAGGAGTTTTAACCGCATTTATTACGGTAATTTTCTTGACCAGTGCACTTATATTACTTCCAAAGAAAGAATATTTATTACCCAAAAAAGAAGTATCAACTAAATGGCCCAAGCTATTGTCTGGCATAAATAACTTCACAAAGAAAAATCATAAACCCATTCTATACATTAGTTTAATATTCACTTTTGCGTGTGCTTATGGAACTACATTAATAGACACCAACTATCAAATAAAAGAGAGTCTACCTACCAACAGCCCAATTGCCACCGATTTTAAATTCTTTCAAGATAACTACTCCGGTTTTAGACCCTTAGAAGTAGCAGTTATGACTCAAGGAACAAGCAAAATATCAGATTTTGAAGTTGTCAAACAAATAGAACGTGCCGAACAACAATTAAAGGGAGAGTCGCCTATACGAAACATTCAATCTGTTTCTACACTGTACAAAGCCCTGAACAAAGCTCATAATTTAAATAAGACGGATTATTTCTCGCTTCCAAAAGACGATAAGACTTTTGAGCTTTATCAAGGAGACATTAAAAAAATGGCTCGTAAACAGTATGGAAAATTCGTAAATAAAAATGAAACGAAATCGCGTATAAGAGCTAGAGTATTGGATGTTGGTACAGATACCTTGAACCAGCTGTACAAAAGGTTTGATAGTTTTACCTCTACTCAAACAGACTCCTCTCAGGTTAAATTCAAATTGACGGGAAGCGGTGTGCTGTTGGACAAAAATTCGTATTATATTCAACAAAGCTTAATAACAGGGCTTTTAGCCGGATTATTAATGGTTGCACTTATAATGGCGCTACTGTTCAAGAACTTTAAGCTACTCTTAATTTCTTTACTTCCAAACTTGGTACCGCTTCTATTTGCCGGAGCTTTGTTGGGCTATTTGAATATTCCATTAGAATCTACTATATCTGTTGTTTTTGCCATTGTATTTGGTATTGCGGTAGATGACACTATTCACTTTTTAGGAAGATATAAATTGTGTAGGGATAAAGGATTGGATAAAGAGGCTGCCCTAGAAATTACTTTTTCGGAAACAGGTAGAGCACTGATTATCACTACCATGACGTTATTCTTCGGTTTTTTAATATTACTCTTTTCTGCTCACGCACCAAGCGTAACCATTGGTTTATTGGTAAGTGTAACCCTATTAACAGCTTTGGTATTAGACCTGCTCTTATTGCCAGTTCTAATCCGGTCGTGGTTAAAATAG
- a CDS encoding 2TM domain-containing protein has product MGGNRILKELFRGFIIGNIVFFGFMAYSYFLDEQRFAFIYEDIWREYFTNLVFSIVLYMANMSWFYFLLKKFERNIYNIKRMTIAVLGNVVISCFGVFVATFIVLVVIENWSVQEALTYNSTENYLRSTIISLTFALIFYAVYYYRYRQENKVKEQKIIANTASAKFDALKNQLDPHFLFNSLNVLSSLIEEDPYQAQKFTSSLSKVYRYVLEQKSKDLVLVDEELKFAKTYVRLLKMRFEDSIVFDILEESKDPEAKIVPLSLQLLIENAVKHNVVTSGKPLHLKVFEQNGELVVVNNLQEKQVVKKSTGVGLYNIRERYALLTDRKVVIDKTAKEFSVRLPILLKEISAMEIQHEYIEDKRYKKAKERVEAIKGFYGNLLAYCIVIPCLAFLNYRTTSFPWVIFPILGWGFGIAMHAMEAFGKNPLWGKRWEEKKMQEYMDDDNF; this is encoded by the coding sequence ATGGGAGGCAACAGAATTTTAAAAGAACTCTTTCGGGGTTTTATTATTGGGAATATAGTCTTCTTTGGGTTTATGGCCTATAGCTACTTTTTAGATGAGCAAAGGTTTGCTTTTATCTATGAAGATATCTGGCGAGAGTACTTTACCAATCTTGTGTTTTCAATAGTGTTGTATATGGCTAATATGTCATGGTTCTATTTTCTTTTGAAAAAATTTGAGAGAAACATATATAACATTAAGAGAATGACTATTGCCGTGTTAGGTAATGTGGTGATATCTTGTTTTGGTGTTTTTGTAGCAACTTTTATTGTTTTGGTAGTAATTGAGAATTGGTCTGTTCAAGAAGCTTTAACTTATAATTCAACAGAAAACTATCTAAGGTCTACGATAATTTCTTTGACTTTTGCTTTAATCTTTTATGCTGTCTATTATTACCGGTATAGGCAAGAAAACAAGGTTAAGGAGCAGAAAATAATAGCCAATACGGCATCGGCAAAATTCGATGCTTTGAAGAATCAACTAGACCCTCATTTTCTATTTAATAGCTTAAATGTATTGTCTAGTCTTATTGAAGAAGACCCGTACCAGGCACAGAAGTTTACATCTTCCTTATCAAAGGTTTACAGGTATGTACTTGAACAAAAAAGTAAAGACTTGGTTCTTGTTGATGAAGAGCTCAAATTTGCTAAAACCTATGTCCGGCTTTTGAAAATGCGGTTTGAAGATAGTATTGTTTTTGACATCCTAGAAGAGAGCAAGGACCCGGAAGCTAAGATTGTTCCCTTATCACTTCAGTTGTTAATAGAGAATGCTGTTAAGCATAATGTGGTCACTTCTGGAAAGCCTTTGCATTTAAAAGTTTTTGAACAAAATGGTGAGCTTGTGGTGGTGAACAACCTTCAAGAGAAGCAAGTGGTTAAGAAAAGCACTGGTGTTGGCTTGTATAACATACGTGAGCGCTATGCGCTTTTGACAGATAGAAAGGTGGTGATTGATAAAACAGCTAAAGAGTTTAGTGTTCGGTTGCCTATACTTTTAAAAGAAATTTCAGCTATGGAAATACAACATGAATATATAGAGGATAAGCGCTATAAGAAGGCGAAGGAGCGGGTAGAGGCAATTAAGGGATTTTACGGTAATTTGTTAGCATACTGCATTGTTATACCATGTTTGGCTTTTTTAAATTATAGAACAACAAGCTTTCCGTGGGTAATATTTCCTATTTTGGGTTGGGGTTTTGGGATTGCTATGCACGCTATGGAGGCCTTTGGAAAAAATCCGCTTTGGGGTAAACGATGGGAAGAGAAAAAGATGCAGGAGTATATGGATGATGATAACTTCTAA
- a CDS encoding DUF4331 family protein, which translates to MKLYTIKYMFLSLCAATMFVACDDDDALEMVETSCTDGIMNGTETGVDCGGASCEPCEEGEEMMVTPPDFSGTYAQVDFMGRPGINTVLSIPDFKDPYNQAVPSTIAEFYQKDFENRLEGLHDVYAELLGLNPEDVNYQPNILGDILNGPDKDGFTDNIVSAEVLTTVLANDVLEIAPDLPTTYFNGGSGAPNFEGAIGFTGRTLQDDVIDVSLILLFGGGDGARFNGQEVEGVGTFPRLVSDGVAITANPTDTFPYLGAPE; encoded by the coding sequence ATGAAATTATATACTATAAAATACATGTTCTTATCGCTTTGCGCAGCTACGATGTTTGTTGCCTGTGATGATGATGACGCTTTAGAAATGGTAGAAACCAGTTGTACTGACGGTATTATGAACGGTACGGAAACCGGAGTTGATTGTGGTGGTGCTTCTTGTGAGCCTTGTGAAGAAGGAGAAGAGATGATGGTTACTCCTCCAGACTTTTCTGGTACGTACGCCCAAGTAGATTTTATGGGTAGACCAGGTATTAATACGGTTCTGAGTATTCCTGATTTTAAAGACCCTTATAACCAAGCAGTACCGTCTACGATTGCAGAATTTTATCAAAAAGATTTTGAAAATAGATTGGAAGGTTTGCATGATGTGTATGCAGAATTGTTAGGTCTTAATCCCGAAGATGTTAACTATCAGCCTAATATTTTAGGTGATATTCTAAATGGTCCTGACAAGGATGGTTTTACAGACAATATTGTAAGTGCAGAGGTATTAACTACTGTTTTAGCAAACGATGTTCTAGAAATAGCTCCGGATTTGCCTACCACTTATTTTAATGGAGGTAGTGGTGCACCAAATTTTGAAGGCGCTATTGGTTTTACAGGTAGAACATTACAGGACGATGTTATTGATGTTTCTTTGATCCTTCTTTTTGGAGGGGGCGACGGAGCCCGTTTTAATGGTCAAGAAGTAGAAGGTGTGGGGACTTTCCCGAGATTGGTTTCGGATGGAGTTGCTATTACTGCAAATCCAACAGATACATTCCCGTATTTGGGGGCTCCTGAATAA
- a CDS encoding LETM1-related biofilm-associated protein, translated as MNPSASGWINKFGSLTEKEQGLYTDFDSHYRDLRNTGFVYGINMEIPEFIVPEYKLSEDERAKINLLNALYGIYRLETNESEFEPFLEKTFEFYKVLKVGHFSFLSKMLTGSTTPARLEKLIEARVSLGDTLLNKTFNSVITNSLLFIDVLLFKCYLGDPRDIREQAKLMEYLTINITYHALSSKETNKSDERLALLFASSLTFIESDAQDFDGSYRQQLLEKRSEIENRYFLDIACLAVWEDKSLEYQESEFIFGLGKDLGLKEGIITNSLDEIKLFFLKNSKTVPFLKDTNLAIQFYDNMSKMVNKLILRNSKRLQKELSESKELVFLISKSTMKDLTPEEKKKVQNQLIDIFKSIPSLAIFLLPGGAVLLPIFIKLIPKLLPSSFDENRVEK; from the coding sequence ATGAACCCTTCAGCCTCCGGTTGGATAAATAAATTCGGTTCGCTTACAGAAAAAGAGCAGGGCCTTTATACGGATTTCGATTCGCATTACCGCGATTTAAGAAATACGGGGTTTGTCTATGGCATAAACATGGAGATTCCGGAGTTTATAGTTCCAGAATACAAACTTTCTGAGGATGAGAGGGCTAAAATTAATTTACTCAATGCACTTTATGGTATCTATAGATTAGAAACCAACGAAAGTGAGTTTGAACCTTTTTTAGAAAAGACATTTGAGTTTTATAAAGTATTGAAGGTTGGTCATTTTTCATTTTTGAGCAAAATGCTTACCGGCTCAACCACACCTGCACGGCTAGAAAAACTCATAGAAGCCAGGGTGTCATTAGGAGATACATTACTTAATAAGACCTTTAACAGCGTAATTACCAATTCCTTGCTTTTTATTGACGTACTGCTATTTAAGTGCTATTTGGGCGACCCTAGGGATATCCGGGAACAGGCCAAGCTCATGGAGTACTTGACTATAAATATTACCTACCACGCCTTAAGTTCAAAAGAAACCAACAAAAGTGATGAGCGCTTAGCGTTACTGTTTGCTTCTTCACTAACGTTTATTGAAAGTGATGCTCAAGATTTTGATGGTTCGTATCGGCAGCAGTTACTTGAAAAACGTTCTGAAATAGAAAACCGATATTTTTTAGATATTGCTTGTCTGGCGGTATGGGAAGATAAATCTTTGGAATACCAAGAATCCGAATTCATTTTCGGACTCGGCAAAGACTTGGGGTTAAAAGAAGGCATCATTACAAACTCACTAGATGAGATAAAGCTATTCTTTCTTAAAAATTCAAAAACAGTACCTTTTCTTAAAGACACCAATCTAGCTATTCAATTTTATGACAACATGTCTAAAATGGTAAACAAGCTAATTTTAAGAAATAGCAAACGACTACAAAAAGAACTATCGGAAAGTAAAGAGTTGGTTTTCCTTATTTCAAAATCTACTATGAAAGACCTTACTCCAGAAGAGAAGAAAAAGGTTCAAAATCAGCTTATAGATATTTTCAAAAGCATACCCTCTTTGGCTATATTTTTACTTCCTGGAGGTGCAGTACTTCTACCTATTTTCATTAAACTAATTCCAAAACTGTTACCTTCTTCTTTTGATGAAAATCGCGTAGAAAAATAG
- a CDS encoding 2TM domain-containing protein — MENESKYIRAKERVEREKKFYNGLISYVVTISFLAAINYYTNGFAYAWFLWAAFGWGIGVVIGAVKTFGGNPFFGRDWEQRKIKQFMKEDEQRTKWQ, encoded by the coding sequence ATGGAAAACGAAAGCAAATATATTAGGGCGAAAGAACGAGTTGAGCGTGAGAAAAAATTCTATAATGGGTTAATTTCTTATGTCGTTACCATAAGTTTCTTGGCTGCTATAAATTACTACACCAATGGTTTTGCATATGCTTGGTTTTTGTGGGCTGCTTTTGGTTGGGGTATTGGTGTTGTTATTGGGGCTGTAAAAACATTTGGAGGTAATCCGTTTTTTGGACGTGACTGGGAACAGCGAAAGATAAAGCAATTCATGAAGGAAGATGAGCAAAGAACAAAATGGCAGTAG
- a CDS encoding LytR/AlgR family response regulator transcription factor, whose translation MKTIVIEDEKPAARRLSRLLSELDVEVSEMLHSVEEAVEWFLNNPHPDLIFLDIQLSDGLSFEIFDAVEVKSAIIFTTAYDEYALQAFKLNSIDYLLKPIDDEELEAAVKKYQSFKPEAKSMTLNFDDIKNLLVNPLEREYKKRFTARVGQHLKIINADEVESFYSENKGTYAATSDGRNYLLDTTLENLENELEPKTFFRVSRKFYININHIKDIVSYTNSRLQIKLNHFNEQEIIVSRDRVKDFKLWLE comes from the coding sequence ATGAAGACTATTGTTATTGAAGATGAAAAGCCTGCAGCAAGACGATTATCCCGTTTATTATCCGAATTAGATGTGGAAGTGTCGGAAATGTTGCATTCTGTGGAAGAAGCTGTAGAGTGGTTTTTAAACAATCCGCATCCAGATTTAATTTTCTTGGACATTCAACTTTCAGATGGACTTTCGTTTGAGATTTTTGACGCTGTAGAGGTCAAAAGTGCTATTATTTTCACGACCGCTTACGACGAATACGCGTTGCAGGCGTTTAAGCTGAATAGTATTGACTACTTGTTGAAGCCTATTGATGATGAGGAATTAGAGGCTGCTGTAAAGAAGTATCAGTCATTTAAGCCAGAGGCTAAAAGCATGACCCTCAATTTTGATGATATCAAAAATCTATTGGTTAATCCATTGGAACGTGAGTATAAAAAACGATTCACAGCTAGAGTGGGGCAGCATCTAAAAATTATAAATGCAGATGAAGTAGAAAGTTTTTATAGTGAAAACAAAGGTACGTATGCGGCAACTTCAGATGGAAGAAATTACCTTTTGGATACTACTTTAGAGAATCTTGAAAACGAGTTGGAACCGAAAACTTTCTTCCGGGTAAGTCGTAAATTTTACATCAACATTAACCATATAAAAGACATTGTTTCATATACGAATTCTAGGCTTCAAATTAAGCTAAATCACTTTAATGAACAAGAAATCATTGTGAGTAGAGATCGTGTAAAGGACTTTAAGTTATGGTTAGAGTAA
- a CDS encoding tetratricopeptide repeat protein, which yields MKYVTICIVLLFLSSCQTETKNLLTNKEDYNKYLTSNPSKTTSKYFELWNNKILPDSSQLMSFGIVGGEYNRYFQNTGDIQYLKKAEQVLEKAVAIAAIGKASYYRALARNYISQHRFREAAQLADSARTIKSGVDQTLGLMFDVNMELGNYDTAQKYLDSLKNMNDFGYLIRLSKWNDHKGDLATTIRFMEKAKEKAEDSKDKGLRLWAYTNLADYYGHAGRIEDSYKHYLKALALDPGNAYAKKGIAWIVFSHEKKADEAMRILDSVTKNYKAPDYYLLKAEIADFMGDDLKSLSNFDTYFEMVQNPAYGDMYNTYNVSLYLDRTDQFDKALKLSRKEVGNRPTPESYSLLAYSHFKKGDKEKALEIVQEYIEGKTFEPAILLYAAEIYKATGQIEKAKAIKTELAEAIYELGPSSEGSIAKL from the coding sequence ATGAAATACGTTACCATTTGCATTGTATTGCTTTTTCTTTCCTCATGCCAAACAGAGACTAAAAACCTGTTGACCAATAAGGAAGATTATAATAAGTACTTGACATCAAATCCTTCAAAGACCACTTCAAAATATTTTGAACTTTGGAATAACAAGATATTACCAGATAGTTCTCAGTTAATGAGTTTTGGTATCGTAGGAGGGGAGTATAACCGCTATTTTCAGAATACTGGTGATATTCAATATTTAAAAAAGGCAGAACAGGTTCTAGAGAAGGCAGTTGCTATTGCGGCTATAGGAAAGGCTAGTTATTATAGGGCTTTGGCAAGAAATTATATTTCACAACATCGTTTTAGGGAAGCTGCGCAACTTGCAGATTCTGCACGTACAATTAAGAGTGGTGTTGATCAAACCCTTGGTCTTATGTTTGATGTGAACATGGAATTGGGTAATTATGACACGGCTCAGAAATACTTGGATAGCCTTAAAAACATGAATGATTTTGGATATTTAATCCGATTGTCTAAATGGAACGACCACAAAGGCGATTTAGCTACGACCATCAGGTTTATGGAAAAGGCTAAGGAAAAAGCTGAAGATTCAAAAGATAAGGGGTTAAGATTGTGGGCTTACACAAATCTTGCAGACTACTACGGACATGCGGGAAGAATTGAGGATTCTTATAAGCATTATTTAAAAGCATTAGCGTTAGACCCTGGTAATGCATATGCAAAAAAGGGAATAGCTTGGATAGTGTTCTCTCACGAAAAGAAAGCAGATGAGGCAATGCGTATTCTGGACTCTGTAACCAAAAACTATAAGGCACCTGATTATTATTTGTTAAAAGCTGAAATTGCAGATTTCATGGGCGATGATTTAAAAAGCCTCTCAAATTTTGATACTTATTTTGAAATGGTTCAAAATCCAGCGTATGGAGATATGTACAACACGTACAATGTTTCACTTTATTTAGACAGAACAGATCAGTTTGACAAGGCGTTAAAACTGTCAAGAAAAGAAGTGGGTAATAGACCCACACCAGAATCGTATAGCTTATTGGCATATAGTCACTTTAAAAAAGGAGATAAAGAGAAGGCATTAGAGATTGTTCAAGAGTATATTGAGGGAAAAACTTTTGAACCAGCTATACTACTCTATGCTGCTGAAATTTATAAAGCTACAGGGCAAATTGAAAAAGCAAAAGCGATTAAAACAGAATTAGCCGAAGCAATTTATGAATTGGGGCCTTCTTCAGAAGGGAGTATCGCAAAGTTATAG
- a CDS encoding Lrp/AsnC family transcriptional regulator — translation MENLDLTDLELLKQLQLNSNITTKELAATVNLSPTPVYERVRKLEKEGYIKGYTALLDAEKMGLELIVFCDITLKQHTKDIGNQFVRDIRAVKEVTECYNISGDYDFRLKVLVRDMKHYQDFVINTLGAVKNIGSAHSTFVIGTIKQGCGVPFW, via the coding sequence ATGGAAAATTTAGATTTGACCGATTTAGAGTTGCTAAAACAGCTTCAATTAAACTCGAATATTACTACAAAAGAGTTAGCGGCTACCGTTAATCTATCTCCAACGCCTGTTTATGAGCGGGTGCGGAAATTAGAAAAAGAGGGGTATATTAAGGGTTACACAGCTTTATTAGATGCTGAAAAAATGGGACTTGAGTTGATAGTTTTTTGTGATATCACCTTAAAACAACATACAAAAGATATTGGAAATCAATTTGTTAGAGACATTCGTGCGGTAAAAGAGGTGACGGAGTGTTATAATATTTCCGGGGATTATGATTTCAGATTAAAAGTGTTAGTCCGAGATATGAAACATTATCAAGACTTTGTAATCAATACTTTGGGAGCGGTAAAGAATATTGGTAGTGCGCATAGCACTTTTGTAATTGGGACTATAAAACAAGGGTGCGGTGTTCCGTTTTGGTAG